The Sebastes fasciatus isolate fSebFas1 chromosome 4, fSebFas1.pri, whole genome shotgun sequence genome window below encodes:
- the iqsec3b gene encoding IQ motif and SEC7 domain-containing protein 3 isoform X4: protein MLNLLVQPIGCVLALLFFSLHVRNDASVLHAAPLLLLPPVTSGSGSSHQHHSAQWEREKEREREREREREAELDRCSFIHSRAESRRGEQEGHLTFSSGYFASPLSSIHPSVSPASFFFLLLLFPLSSCLGVMMMSSSLLENPVQAILYLRELTTIVQNQQSLIQTQRCRIEELDRRVDELIGENRHLRDVRVQQQHPYLHHYHHHPDPSCLHQHLHPQEPQQLKTSAGSEPDHLDAPAPAQVEDAPPGVQPSPPQPMDPGDMQLVPAEPSTGSPVESDPENGGNCHGCRSLVPMTPTTLCRTLAKKSESETVLHQFCCPAPEHPEADTAGSSGGQMLSLEDGTSSGGGQEVEGTKREGPSEYEISLENKNKQIEELEQKYGGHLIARRAARRIQTAFRQYQLSKNFQKIRNSLSESKLPRRISLRHPSPSGRNRNAAQRHSYSLHPGGGQIPLRSKTPPPPPCRSTSLPPSPAFAPAAAHGPAAASGPAQSESPGQTLTQLEDCFSEQLHSLAQSIDDALRGWSLSEGGDGKGLLMDPGALRAAAESACLPRSASSLLMAFRDVTVHIDSNTSYTISTATTTTTSSLGNAGAGEPGSRKTSESGMTGGGDGQLAEDPEFPAPPPSEELEMVDSGSRRGSAVPTGGGIEGESGSDRLGSTSTSTSTSISTSAQCNQQPAQIYTQYQQYHYTHPQQIPGGPSPEALQALVVSLPRDRCQDPASCRSPTLSTDTHRKRLYRIGLNLFNVNPERGIHFLITRGFVPDTAIGVAHFLLQRKGLSRQMIGEFLGNSKLQFNRDVLDCVVDEMDFSGMELDEALRKFQAHVRVQGEAQKVERLIEAFSQRYCMCNPDVVQQFHNPDTIFILAFAVVLLNTDMYSPNIKPQRKMGLDDFIRNLRGVDDGADIPREMVAGIYERIQQRELRSNEDHVTYVSRVEQSILGLKTILAVPHRRLVCCCRLFEVPDANKPHKQKLSQLQREVFLFNDLLLILKLCPKKKSSASYTFCKAMGLLGMQFHLFSNEYYAHGITMLSPFTSEKKQLVSFCSPSGDELRKFAEELREAITEVNEMEQIHIQWELERQQGIQPHGIHTNGGPTGSIR, encoded by the exons ATGTTGAACCTCCTTGTACAGCCCATAGGGTGCGTGCTTgctctgttgtttttctctttgcatGTGCGTAATGACGCATCCGTCCTCCATGCAgcgcctctcctcctcctccctcctgtcaCATCTGGATCTGGCTCCTCTCATCAGCACCACTCAGCgcagtgggagagagagaaagagagagagagagagagagagagagagagggaggctgagCTCGATCGGTGCAGCTTCATCCACAGCCGAGCAGAAtccaggagaggagagcaggaagGACATCTCACCTTCTCATCCGGATATTTTGCATCTCCTCtgtcttccatccatccatccgtcagtccagcttcttttttttttcttctgctcctcttccccctctcctcctgtcttgGGGTTATGATGATGAGCTCTAGCCTGCTGGAAAACCCGGTGCAGGCGATTCTGTACCTGCGGGAGCTCACCACCATCGTCCAGAACCAGCAGAGTCTCATCCAGACGCAGCGCTGCCGGATAGAGGAGCTGGACCGGCGGGTGGACGAGCTCATCGGGGAGAACAGGCACCTGCGGGACGTCAGGGTGCAACAGCAGCATCCTTACCTTCACCACTATCACCATCACCCTGACCCCAGCTGCCTCCATCAACACCTGCACCCTCAGGAGCCCCAGCAGCTTAAGACCAGTGCAGGGTCTGAGCCAGACCATCTTGATGCACCTGCACCTGCACAGGTTGAGGATGCTCCTCCAGGGGTCCAGCCGTCGCCTCCCCAACCTATGGACCCGGGGGACATGCAGCTAGTCCCGGCCGAGCCGTCCACTGGTTCCCCGGTTGAAAGTGACCCAGAAAACGGGGGAAATTGCCATGGCTGCCGCTCTTTGGTTCCGATGACCCCCACAACCCTTTGTCGTACCCTGGCTAAGAAATCAGA GAGCGAGACCGTGCTGCATCAGTTTTGCTGCCCCGCCCCTGAACATCCAGAGGCTGACACCGCCGGCTCATCCGG TGGACAGATGCTGAGCCTGGAGGATGGTACATCCTCTGGTGGTGGACAGGAAGTGGAGGGGACCAAGAGAGAAGGACCCAGCGAGTACGAGATCAGCCTCGAGAACAAGAACAAACAG ATAGAAGAGTTGGAACAGAAATATGGAGGCCATCTCATAGCGAGGCGGGCAGCCCGTCGCATCCAGACGGCCTTCCGTCAATACCAGCTCAGCAAAAACTTCCAGAAGATCCGTAACTCTCTGTCAGAGAGCAAGTTGCCCCGCCGGATCTCCCTGCGCCATCCTAGCCCTTCAGGCCGAAACCGGAACGCAGCCCAGAGACACAGTTACAGTCTGCATCCTGGAGGAGGACAGATACCCTTACGCTCcaaaactcctcctcctccaccgtgtcgctccacCTCTCTGCCCCCTTCTCCTGCGTTTGCCCCGGCAGCTGCTCATGGTCCCGCTGCTGCCTCGGGCCCTGCCCAATCTGAATCCCCTggacaaacactcacacagctGGAGGACTGCTTCTCTGAACAG CTTCATTCCTTGGCCCAGTCAATTGACGACGCCCTTCGTGGTTGGAGCTTGTCGGAAGGTGGAGACGGGAAAGGGCTACTGATGGACCCCGGGGCCCTTCGTGCAGCTGCTGAgagcgcttgtctgcctcgcagTGCCAGCTCGTTGCTCATGGCCTTCAGGGATGTCACCGTTCATATCGACAGCAATACCTCCTACACCATctccaccgccaccaccacgaCCACCTCCTCTCTGGGCAACGCGGGCGCCGGAGAGCCGGGCAGCAGGAAGACTTCTGAGAGCGGGATGACTGGGGGAGGAGATGGCCAGTTAGCGGAGGATCCAGAGTTTCCTGCACCTCCGCCCAGTGAGGAGCTGGAAATGGTTGATTCAGGATCCAGGAGGGGCTCAGCTGTGCCGACTGGAGGAGGAATTGAGGGCGAGAGCGGCTCAGACAGACTGGGGTCCACGTCCACTTCTACCTCCACCTCTATCTCCACCTCAGCCCAGTGTAACCAGCAACCTGCTCAAATTTACACCCAGTACCAGCAGTACCACTACACTCATCCTCAGCAGATCCCCGGGGGGCCGAGCCCCGAGGCCCTGCAGgctctggtcgtctctctgcccAGGGACCGCTGCCAGGATCCGGCCTCCTGCCGCTCGCCAACTCtatccacagacacacaccgcaAACGCCTCTACCGCATAGGACTCAACCTCTTCAATGT GAACCCAGAGAGAGGCATCCACTTTCTGATCACGCGTGGTTTCGTCCCGGACACGGCCATCGGAGTGGCTCACTTCCTGCTGCAGAGGAAGGGCCTGAGCAGACAGATGATCGGAGAGTTCTTGGGGAACAGCAAGCTGCAATTCAACAGAGATGTCCTTGA TTGTGTCGTGGATGAGATGGATTTCTCGGGCATGGAGCTCGACGAAGCCCTCAGAAAGTTCCAGGCTCATGTTCGTGTTCAGGGAGAAGCACAGAAAGTGGAGAGACTCATCGAAGCCTTTAG CCAgaggtactgtatgtgtaatcCTGATGTGGTGCAGCAGTTTCACAACCCAGACACCATCTTCATCCTGGCCTTCGCCGTGGTCCTCCTCAACACTGACATGTACTCGCCCAACATCAAACCCCAGCGCAAAATGGGCCTGGATGACTTCATACGCAACCTCAGAG GTGTGGATGACGGAGCAGACATCCCCAGAGAGATGGTCGCAGGCATCTATGAAAGGATCCAACAAAGAGAACTCCGCTCCAACGAAGACCACGTCACCTACGTGAGCCGCGTGGAGCAGTCCATCCTGGGCCTGAAAACT ATCCTCGCCGTGCCCCACAGACGTCTGGTGTGCTGCTGTCGTCTGTTTGAGGTGCCTGACGCCAACAAGCCTCATAAACAGAAACTATCCCAACTCCAGAGAGAGGTCTTCCTCTTCAATGACCTGCTGCTG ATCCTGAAGCTGTGTCCCAAGAAGAAAAGCTCGGCCTCATACACCTTCTGTAAAGCTATGGGTCTTCTGGGAATGCAGTTTCACCTCTTCAGCAATGAAT
- the iqsec3b gene encoding IQ motif and SEC7 domain-containing protein 3 isoform X3: protein MLNLLVQPIGCVLALLFFSLHVRNDASVLHAAPLLLLPPVTSGSGSSHQHHSAQWEREKEREREREREREAELDRCSFIHSRAESRRGEQEGHLTFSSGYFASPLSSIHPSVSPASFFFLLLLFPLSSCLGVMMMSSSLLENPVQAILYLRELTTIVQNQQSLIQTQRCRIEELDRRVDELIGENRHLRDVRVQQQHPYLHHYHHHPDPSCLHQHLHPQEPQQLKTSAGSEPDHLDAPAPAQVEDAPPGVQPSPPQPMDPGDMQLVPAEPSTGSPVESDPENGGNCHGCRSLVPMTPTTLCRTLAKKSESETVLHQFCCPAPEHPEADTAGSSGGQMLSLEDGTSSGGGQEVEGTKREGPSEYEISLENKNKQIEELEQKYGGHLIARRAARRIQTAFRQYQLSKNFQKIRNSLSESKLPRRISLRHPSPSGRNRNAAQRHSYSLHPGGGQIPLRSKTPPPPPCRSTSLPPSPAFAPAAAHGPAAASGPAQSESPGQTLTQLEDCFSEQLHSLAQSIDDALRGWSLSEGGDGKGLLMDPGALRAAAESACLPRSASSLLMAFRDVTVHIDSNTSYTISTATTTTTSSLGNAGAGEPGSRKTSESGMTGGGDGQLAEDPEFPAPPPSEELEMVDSGSRRGSAVPTGGGIEGESGSDRLGSTSTSTSTSISTSAQCNQQPAQIYTQYQQYHYTHPQQIPGGPSPEALQALVVSLPRDRCQDPASCRSPTLSTDTHRKRLYRIGLNLFNVNPERGIHFLITRGFVPDTAIGVAHFLLQRKGLSRQMIGEFLGNSKLQFNRDVLDCVVDEMDFSGMELDEALRKFQAHVRVQGEAQKVERLIEAFSQRYCMCNPDVVQQFHNPDTIFILAFAVVLLNTDMYSPNIKPQRKMGLDDFIRNLRGVDDGADIPREMVAGIYERIQQRELRSNEDHVTYVSRVEQSILGLKTILAVPHRRLVCCCRLFEVPDANKPHKQKLSQLQREVFLFNDLLLILKLCPKKKSSASYTFCKAMGLLGMQFHLFSNEYYAHGITMLSPFTSEKKQLVSFCSPSGDELRKFAEELREAITEVNEMEQIHIQWELERQQGIQPHGIHTNGGQVDIHTGHGSPSGQQDPYDKTGNNNTVEAADLSTEPAQH, encoded by the exons ATGTTGAACCTCCTTGTACAGCCCATAGGGTGCGTGCTTgctctgttgtttttctctttgcatGTGCGTAATGACGCATCCGTCCTCCATGCAgcgcctctcctcctcctccctcctgtcaCATCTGGATCTGGCTCCTCTCATCAGCACCACTCAGCgcagtgggagagagagaaagagagagagagagagagagagagagagagggaggctgagCTCGATCGGTGCAGCTTCATCCACAGCCGAGCAGAAtccaggagaggagagcaggaagGACATCTCACCTTCTCATCCGGATATTTTGCATCTCCTCtgtcttccatccatccatccgtcagtccagcttcttttttttttcttctgctcctcttccccctctcctcctgtcttgGGGTTATGATGATGAGCTCTAGCCTGCTGGAAAACCCGGTGCAGGCGATTCTGTACCTGCGGGAGCTCACCACCATCGTCCAGAACCAGCAGAGTCTCATCCAGACGCAGCGCTGCCGGATAGAGGAGCTGGACCGGCGGGTGGACGAGCTCATCGGGGAGAACAGGCACCTGCGGGACGTCAGGGTGCAACAGCAGCATCCTTACCTTCACCACTATCACCATCACCCTGACCCCAGCTGCCTCCATCAACACCTGCACCCTCAGGAGCCCCAGCAGCTTAAGACCAGTGCAGGGTCTGAGCCAGACCATCTTGATGCACCTGCACCTGCACAGGTTGAGGATGCTCCTCCAGGGGTCCAGCCGTCGCCTCCCCAACCTATGGACCCGGGGGACATGCAGCTAGTCCCGGCCGAGCCGTCCACTGGTTCCCCGGTTGAAAGTGACCCAGAAAACGGGGGAAATTGCCATGGCTGCCGCTCTTTGGTTCCGATGACCCCCACAACCCTTTGTCGTACCCTGGCTAAGAAATCAGA GAGCGAGACCGTGCTGCATCAGTTTTGCTGCCCCGCCCCTGAACATCCAGAGGCTGACACCGCCGGCTCATCCGG TGGACAGATGCTGAGCCTGGAGGATGGTACATCCTCTGGTGGTGGACAGGAAGTGGAGGGGACCAAGAGAGAAGGACCCAGCGAGTACGAGATCAGCCTCGAGAACAAGAACAAACAG ATAGAAGAGTTGGAACAGAAATATGGAGGCCATCTCATAGCGAGGCGGGCAGCCCGTCGCATCCAGACGGCCTTCCGTCAATACCAGCTCAGCAAAAACTTCCAGAAGATCCGTAACTCTCTGTCAGAGAGCAAGTTGCCCCGCCGGATCTCCCTGCGCCATCCTAGCCCTTCAGGCCGAAACCGGAACGCAGCCCAGAGACACAGTTACAGTCTGCATCCTGGAGGAGGACAGATACCCTTACGCTCcaaaactcctcctcctccaccgtgtcgctccacCTCTCTGCCCCCTTCTCCTGCGTTTGCCCCGGCAGCTGCTCATGGTCCCGCTGCTGCCTCGGGCCCTGCCCAATCTGAATCCCCTggacaaacactcacacagctGGAGGACTGCTTCTCTGAACAG CTTCATTCCTTGGCCCAGTCAATTGACGACGCCCTTCGTGGTTGGAGCTTGTCGGAAGGTGGAGACGGGAAAGGGCTACTGATGGACCCCGGGGCCCTTCGTGCAGCTGCTGAgagcgcttgtctgcctcgcagTGCCAGCTCGTTGCTCATGGCCTTCAGGGATGTCACCGTTCATATCGACAGCAATACCTCCTACACCATctccaccgccaccaccacgaCCACCTCCTCTCTGGGCAACGCGGGCGCCGGAGAGCCGGGCAGCAGGAAGACTTCTGAGAGCGGGATGACTGGGGGAGGAGATGGCCAGTTAGCGGAGGATCCAGAGTTTCCTGCACCTCCGCCCAGTGAGGAGCTGGAAATGGTTGATTCAGGATCCAGGAGGGGCTCAGCTGTGCCGACTGGAGGAGGAATTGAGGGCGAGAGCGGCTCAGACAGACTGGGGTCCACGTCCACTTCTACCTCCACCTCTATCTCCACCTCAGCCCAGTGTAACCAGCAACCTGCTCAAATTTACACCCAGTACCAGCAGTACCACTACACTCATCCTCAGCAGATCCCCGGGGGGCCGAGCCCCGAGGCCCTGCAGgctctggtcgtctctctgcccAGGGACCGCTGCCAGGATCCGGCCTCCTGCCGCTCGCCAACTCtatccacagacacacaccgcaAACGCCTCTACCGCATAGGACTCAACCTCTTCAATGT GAACCCAGAGAGAGGCATCCACTTTCTGATCACGCGTGGTTTCGTCCCGGACACGGCCATCGGAGTGGCTCACTTCCTGCTGCAGAGGAAGGGCCTGAGCAGACAGATGATCGGAGAGTTCTTGGGGAACAGCAAGCTGCAATTCAACAGAGATGTCCTTGA TTGTGTCGTGGATGAGATGGATTTCTCGGGCATGGAGCTCGACGAAGCCCTCAGAAAGTTCCAGGCTCATGTTCGTGTTCAGGGAGAAGCACAGAAAGTGGAGAGACTCATCGAAGCCTTTAG CCAgaggtactgtatgtgtaatcCTGATGTGGTGCAGCAGTTTCACAACCCAGACACCATCTTCATCCTGGCCTTCGCCGTGGTCCTCCTCAACACTGACATGTACTCGCCCAACATCAAACCCCAGCGCAAAATGGGCCTGGATGACTTCATACGCAACCTCAGAG GTGTGGATGACGGAGCAGACATCCCCAGAGAGATGGTCGCAGGCATCTATGAAAGGATCCAACAAAGAGAACTCCGCTCCAACGAAGACCACGTCACCTACGTGAGCCGCGTGGAGCAGTCCATCCTGGGCCTGAAAACT ATCCTCGCCGTGCCCCACAGACGTCTGGTGTGCTGCTGTCGTCTGTTTGAGGTGCCTGACGCCAACAAGCCTCATAAACAGAAACTATCCCAACTCCAGAGAGAGGTCTTCCTCTTCAATGACCTGCTGCTG ATCCTGAAGCTGTGTCCCAAGAAGAAAAGCTCGGCCTCATACACCTTCTGTAAAGCTATGGGTCTTCTGGGAATGCAGTTTCACCTCTTCAGCAATGAAT